One window from the genome of Lachancea thermotolerans CBS 6340 chromosome B complete sequence encodes:
- a CDS encoding KLTH0B03432p (similar to uniprot|Q07950 Saccharomyces cerevisiae YLR020C YEH2 Steryl ester hydrolase catalyzes steryl ester hydrolysis at the plasma membrane involved in sterol metabolism), giving the protein MALSMDLVYTPISLVVSTTFLTVLLVLSLCHNVVEAHFKKKDPRDTRSSNVRNSPKNHSRDSSVGSATPLGYGRYEMGNIEYDHDVTNPDTRPNTAFENSAYQPRPVGIRENPFSSVLNAEDLKLVPDLKYYFEEYGIAIEEFEIQTLDGFFIDLWHLKPKGHSNPSKGGHPMLMLHGLLQSSGSFASGGRKSLAYYFYESGYDIWLGNNRCGFKPKWNDYIVKKKDRWNWDMRDLVQYDLRALVSTVLEKTGKEKLTLIAHSQGTTQGFMGLANGETVYDDDFKLLDKLENFVALAPAVYPGPLIEEKMFVRFMSKFIDSPYVFGRCCFLPLMMLMRSLMVGWKLFSFLSYVMFNYLFDWNDSLWDKPLRNRHFLFSPVCISVNLLQWWLSQDKRKSSFKTYSNGIFPDSKTWFPSGGEPAKKQTEMHSNQEKITTDEYPRILMFIPKQDRLVDGERLINHFTNCEPQSLYKIWYIDEYSHLDVLWSHDVIERVGKPILNTIRTNSSH; this is encoded by the coding sequence ATGGCCTTGTCGATGGACCTTGTATACACGCCAATTTCTTTGGTAGTGTCCACCACCTTTTTGACGGTGTTGTTGGTCTTGTCGCTTTGCCATAACGTAGTTGAAGCtcacttcaaaaagaaagacCCTAGAGACACCAGAAGCTCCAATGTGAGGAACAGCCCGAAGAATCACTCGCGCGACTCTTCAGTAGGCTCTGCTACACCTCTTGGATATGGTCGCTATGAAATGGGCAATATAGAGTATGATCATGATGTTACAAACCCAGACACGCGACCCAACACTGCATTCGAAAATAGCGCTTACCAGCCGCGCCCTGTTGGAATCCGTGAGAATCCATTCAGTAGTGTCTTAAATGCCGAAGACCTTAAGCTTGTGCCCGATTTGAAGTATTACTTTGAGGAGTACGGTATTGCCATAGAAGAATTTGAGATTCAAACTTTAGACGGATTCTTTATTGACCTTTGGCATTTGAAGCCCAAGGGACATTCAAATCCCTCAAAAGGTGGGCACCCAATGTTGATGCTTCATGGTCTTTTGCAGAGCTCAGGGTCCTTTGCGTCTGGAGGTCGAAAATCTCTGGCCTATTACTTCTATGAATCGGGATACGACATATGGTTGGGCAATAATCGTTGCGGGTTCAAGCCCAAGTGGAATGATTATATCGTTAAGAAAAAAGATAGATGGAATTGGGACATGAGAGACCTTGTTCAATATGACTTGAGAGCTCTTGTTTCTACTGTTCTGGAGAAGACTGGGAAAGAGAAACTGACACTTATAGCGCATTCTCAGGGCACGACGCAAGGATTTATGGGACTGGCAAACGGTGAAACAGTGTATGACGACGACTTTAAACTACTTGACAAACTGGAGAATTTTGTGGCTTTAGCCCCGGCTGTATATCCTGGGCCCTTGATTGAAGAGAAAATGTTCGTCCGCTTCATGTCCAAATTCATTGATTCACCTTATGTGTTTGGAAGGTGCTGTTTTCTCCCATTGATGATGCTGATGAGATCTCTAATGGTCGGCTGGAAGTTATTCTCATTCTTGTCGTACGTCATGTTCAATTACCTGTTTGATTGGAACGATAGCCTGTGGGACAAGCCGCTTAGAAATCGCCATTTCCTTTTTTCCCCGGTTTGCATCTCGGTGAATTTGCTACAGTGGTGGCTAAGCCAAGACAAACGTAAGTCGAGTTTCAAAACGTACTCGAACGGCATCTTCCCCGATTCCAAAACATGGTTTCCTTCAGGCGGCGAACCCGCAAAGAAACAAACTGAAATGCATTCCAACCAAGAGAAAATTACTACAGACGAATATCCTCGCATTTTGATGTTTATCCCTAAGCAAGATCGCCTTGTTGATGGTGAGCGGCTCATCAATCACTTTACTAATTGCGAACCCCAGTCTCTTTACAAAATTTGGTACATCGATGAGTATTCACATCTCGATGTGCTATGGTCGCACGACGTTATCGAGAGAGTCGGGAAGCCGATACTAAATACTATTCGGACCAACAGCTCACACTAG
- the IZH3 gene encoding Izh3p (some similarities with uniprot|Q07959 Saccharomyces cerevisiae YLR023C IZH3 Membrane protein involved in zinc metabolism member of the four-protein IZH family expression induced by zinc deficiency deletion reduces sensitivity to elevated zinc and shortens lag phase overexpression reduces Zap1p activity) produces MDRLESLLPNDGAYRPRLHKLRTRGKQIVRWSKSQVAGVPAYALRKITWGAASEADEDAGDDARAAAAEPPTELFAADFDAITMVDSRPQSMLNSYRMKDAQTARWHAKTATAAAAMASGVSYVSSAATLVSSSSFSSAENISLSLPSASPARSLSSADSCGTSPVSPVAGLRICDAKAIEKSFQSIQNDAEAVAASIKFHNYEVALQLGQQRHLHYYELPFPWRENRFIIHGYRFYNSYSKSLLSIFNWYGWHNETVNIWTHLCGALYFAFLIFKGFSQTTVYQSELVPTAAKFMAFVFLTAGLECFLFSVVWHTFNGICHLKQRSNCACVDYTGITVLVTASILTTEFVTLSGSSDATFTWSLLFFTGASAALGAVGVFMNWSPKFDRPESRPLRIAFYLLLASFGFFSYLHSRLFNTAVDSSDLIKPVFMKSLAWYIIGVVFYGTFIPERWRSDVQVDANIPTEEQLTTDLEIITKHRHIHFRSQPASHHKCKNADHKRSFKSLWWVDYFCCSHTLWHLFVLLGVIGHYTAMLEMFEKRWLRG; encoded by the coding sequence ATGGACAGACTAGAGTCGCTGTTGCCGAACGACGGCGCGTACCGGCCACGGCTGCACAAGCTGCGCACGCGCGGCAAGCAGATCGTGCGATGGAGCAAGTCGCAGGTCGCGGGCGTCCCCGCGTATGCGCTGCGCAAGATCACCTGGGGCGCCGCTTCCGAGGCAGATGAAGACGCTGGCGACGACGCTcgcgccgctgccgctgaGCCACCCACTGAGCTGTTCGCAGCAGACTTCGACGCAATCACAATGGTCGACTCACGCCCACAGTCGATGCTCAACTCGTACCGGATGAAGGACGCGCAGACTGCACGCTGGCATGCCAAGACGGCGACCGCAGCCGCTGCCATGGCGTCCGGCGTCTCCTACGTTTCGTCAGCTGCGACGCTGGTGTCGTCCTCTTCCTTCTCGTCGGCGGAAAACATCTCGCTGTCGCTGCCATCAGCGTCGCCGGCGCGGTCGCTCAGCTCCGCCGACAGCTGTGGGACGTCCCCCGTGTCACCCGTCGCTGGACTTCGCATTTGCGACGCGAAGGCCAtagagaaaagcttccagtCCATTCAGAACGACGCGGAGGCCGTGGCCGCATCCATCAAATTCCACAACTACGAGGTAGCTCTCCAGCTCGGCCAGCAGCGCCACCTCCACTACTACGAACTGCCGTTCCCCTGGCGGGAAAACAGGTTCATCATACACGGCTACCGCTTTTACAATTCGTACTCCAAGTCGTTGCTCTCCATTTTCAACTGGTACGGCTGGCACAATGAAACAGTCAACATATGGACTCACCTGTGCGGCGCCTTGTACTTTGCATTCCTCATATTCAAGGGCTTCTCGCAGACAACTGTGTACCAGTCTGAGCTGGTACCAACAGCCGCCAAGTTCATGGCGTTTGTGTTCTTGACAGCCGGTCTCGAgtgctttttgttctcgGTCGTATGGCACACCTTCAACGGTATCTGCCACTTGAAGCAAAGGTCTAACTGCGCGTGCGTCGATTACACGGGCATAACGGTCCTGGTCACTGCCTCTATACTCACAACTGAGTTTGTTACCCTCTCGGGTTCCTCTGATGCGACATTCACTTGGTCGTTACTCTTTTTCACAGGTGCCTCTGCCGCACTGGGTGCGGTTGGCGTTTTCATGAACTGGTCCCCCAAGTTCGACAGACCAGAGTCAAGGCCGCTTAGGATAGCTTTCTATTTGCTTTTAGCGAGCTTCGGGTTTTTTTCCTACCTTCATTCCCGTCTTTTTAACACTGCAGTCGACTCTTCTGACTTAATCAAGCCTGTGTTTATGAAGTCCTTGGCTTGGTACATCATTGGAGTTGTATTTTATGGAACTTTCATCCCTGAGCGCTGGCGGTCCGATGTCCAGGTGGACGCAAACATCCCGACTGAAGAACAGTTAACTACTGACTTGGAAATTATTACCAAACACAGACATATCCACTTTAGGTCACAGCCTGCTAGTCACCACAAGTGTAAAAATGCGGACCATAAAAGGTCATTCAAATCTTTATGGTGGGTCGACTACTTTTGCTGTTCGCACACACTTTGGCATCTGTTTGTGTTGCTTGGTGTAATCGGCCATTACACTGCAATGCTGGAGATGTTCGAGAAAAGATGGCTACGTGGATGA
- the HGH1 gene encoding Hgh1p (similar to uniprot|P48362 Saccharomyces cerevisiae YGR187C), producing MPSQLEELVSFLHSPQPAVRQIALDNLVGFSTGSNATVFRYDNYRAISDLKGLARENSKLLVQQSVTILANLCDDLTMRKMIASDEGFLKYLTCKICDLRNTSADIMCILLTNLAKEDCITKVFSFTTMDSKDVTLDKNVFKSERIVDCLMDCFVKGSDRTLNKFANFDYLAYFFADISRFRLGREYFIQKQKYDGVIPISKLLVFTEKYDSKTRREGVASTIKNSLFDSEKHEELLSNEEINLLPYILLPIASAKDSEIDDEDMFNLPEELQLLPEDKQRDPIPEIICVHLESILLLCTTKKGREYLRSKSVYPLVRELEKNVENNDISELCDRIVNMLMRGEIGTDQIEEMPTRNAEDEKSRLSDDEDSEDDNAIVEVA from the coding sequence atgccGTCacaacttgaagagcttgtttcaTTCTTACACTCGCCTCAACCCGCAGTGAGACAAATTGCGCTGGATAATCTGGTTGGCTTCAGCACTGGTTCTAATGCCACTGTCTTCCGGTATGACAACTACAGAGCTATTTCTGATTTGAAGGGGCTCGCACGcgaaaactcaaagcttcTAGTGCAACAATCTGTAACTATTTTGGCAAATTTATGCGATGACTTGACTATGAGGAAAATGATAGCGAGCGATGAGGGCTTTCTCAAATATTTAACGTGCAAAATATGCGACTTGAGGAACACCAGCGCTGATATTATGTGCATTCTGCTTACAAACCTTGCCAAGGAAGATTGCATCACCAAAGTGTTTTCTTTCACCACAATGGATTCGAAAGACGTAACCTTGGACAAAAATGTATTCAAGAGTGAGCGTATAGTGGATTGTTTGATGGACTGCTTCGTTAAAGGATCTGACAGGACTCTCAATAAGTTTGCAAACTTCGACTACCTTGCCTACTTTTTTGCGGACATCTCAAGATTTAGATTGGGAAGGGAGTacttcatccaaaaacaaaagtaCGACGGCGTCATTCCAATCTCAAAATTATTAGTCTTTACCGAAAAGTATGACTCAAAGACTAGAAGAGAGGGCGTTGCCTCTACGATTAAGAATTCTCTATTTGATTCTGAAAAGCACGAGGAACTTCTGTCcaatgaagaaataaatTTGTTGCCGTACATTCTCCTGCCTATCGCTAGCGCTAAAGACTCTGAGATAGATGACGAAGACATGTTCAATCTGCCAGAGGAACTCCAACTCCTGCCGGAAGACAAACAAAGAGACCCAATCCCAGAGATCATATGTGTCCATTTGGAGAGCATACTGCTTTTATGCACAACTAAAAAAGGCAGAGAGTACTTGAGGAGCAAATCAGTATATCCACTGGTcagagagcttgaaaagaatgttgaaaacaatgatATCAGTGAACTTTGCGACCGCATTGTTAACATGCTGATGAGAGGGGAAATCGGGACAGATCAAATCGAAGAGATGCCTACCAGAAATGCCGAAGACGAGAAATCGCGTCTTTCAGACGACGAGGACAGTGAGGACGACAATGCCATTGTTGAGGTTGCATAA
- the SDO1 gene encoding guanine nucleotide exchange factor SDO1 (highly similar to uniprot|Q07953 Saccharomyces cerevisiae YLR022C SDO1 Protein required for cell viability), with protein MINQPSGQIKLTNVSIVKLKKGKKKFEIACYQNKVQDFRKGVEKDVDEVLQIHQVFINVSKGQVASKEDLTKSFEAKDLDTIIKEILTRGEIQLSEKERQLMLNKINNEMLTIVSAKCINPKSKKRYPPTMIHKALVELKFNVVLNKPAKLQALEAIKVLVAKQIIPIVRARMRIKVDLQKPGNDDLIEKLLPLIKSPELTEAESSWCCAGLIDPVSYRTIVEACNNRGTLQVLDMAVVDNK; from the coding sequence ATGATAAACCAACCTTCTGGACAAATCAAACTGACAAATGTGTCTATCGTAAAACTTAAAAAaggcaagaagaagtttgagATCGCCTGCTACCAGAACAAAGTACAGGACTTCCGGAAAGGCGTTGAGAAGGacgttgatgaagttttgcAGATTCATCAAGTCTTCATCAACGTTTCCAAGGGCCAGGTTGCCTCGAAAGAGGACCTAACAAAGTCGTTTGAGGCAAAAGACTTAGACACCATAATTAAAGAAATCCTCACAAGGGGTGAAATACAGTTATCGGAGAAAGAGCGGCAGCTGATGCTGAATAAGATTAACAATGAAATGCTTACAATTGTCAGCGCTAAGTGCATTAACCCTAAATCAAAAAAGCGCTACCCTCCAACTATGATTCACAAGGCGTTGGTTGAGTTAAAGTTCAACGTTGTGCTCAACAAACCAGCGAAATTGCAGGCCCTGGAGGCCATTAAGGTTCTAGTTGCCAAACAAATAATCCCAATCGTCCGCGCAAGGATGAGAATCAAGGTCGACCTACAGAAGCCGGGCAACGATGACCTAATTGAGAAGCTACTGCCTCTCATCAAATCTCCAGAGCTGACAGAGGCTGAATCCTCATGGTGCTGTGCTGGTCTAATAGATCCCGTGTCATATCGTACAATTGTAGAGGCTTGTAATAACAGGGGCactcttcaagttctggACATGGCCGTAGTTGACAATAAGTAA
- the IRC25 gene encoding Irc25p (similar to uniprot|Q07951 Saccharomyces cerevisiae YLR021W Hypothetical ORF) encodes MFCREIRKVVPSDLNLGADNTLEAVAVHFTNKVVLKLRFNGELDTCYEILSKGLPAEGLGSTPLGKVVLNSGIGPEDEDFEDLSPIEDGLSNFHVTTRLGNSNDMKLPIVCTQIAEMYQKAVLPSNIDGLRDIAPSRDFVVSLSAKMWKRDTSETDFALLVFILQTIKEMYNS; translated from the coding sequence ATGTTCTGCAGAGAAATCAGAAAGGTAGTCCCTAGCGACCTTAACTTGGGAGCCGACAATACTTTAGAAGCCGTTGCCGTTCATTTTACGAATAAGGTAGTTTTAAAGTTGCGTTTCAATGGGGAATTGGACACTTGCTATGAGATACTCTCCAAGGGGTTGCCAGCTGAAGGACTGGGGAGCACTCCGCTTGGTAAGGTGGTTCTAAATAGTGGAATTGGCccagaagatgaagactttgagGATCTGTCACCGATTGAAGATGGCCTTTCAAACTTTCATGTCACTACAAGGCTTGGAAACTCTAATGATATGAAACTACCTATTGTGTGCACCCAAATAGCTGAAATGTACCAAAAGGCGGTGCTCCCATCAAATATTGATGGGCTTCGCGACATAGCACCTTCGCGTGACTTTGTTGTTTCGCTTAGTGCCAAAATGTGGAAAAGAGATACATCTGAGACTGATTTCGCACTGCTGGTGTTTATCTTGCAAACAATTAAGGAAATGTACAACTCTTAG
- the SOF1 gene encoding rRNA-processing protein SOF1 (highly similar to uniprot|P33750 Saccharomyces cerevisiae YLL011W), producing MKIKTISRSADDYVPVKSTQESQLPRNLDPALHPFERAREYTKALNATKMERMFAKPFIGQLGYGHRDGVYTIAKNYHALNKLASASADGVVKYWNMSTREEICSFKAHYGLVHGLCVTPQHLSANKNENYMLSCGDDKTVKLWSVNTEDFSSSKNDEEQSSTDGLIKTFHGDYAFLGIDHHRSKPYFVTAGAEINLWDSSRSRPTANLSWGADNVSTVKFNQNETDIFASAGSDNSVVLYDLRTNSPTQKFTQRMRTNALCWNPMEAYNFVVASEDHNAYYYDMRNLSRALHVFKDHVSAVMDVDFSPTGDEIVTGSYDKTIRIYQVKHGHSREVYHTKRMQHVFQVKYSMDSKYIMSGSDDGNIRMWRAKAWERSSVKTTREKNKLEYDEKLKERFKYMPEISRISRHRHVPKVVKKAQEIKNIEIGSMKRRETNERRTNKDMAFVPERKKQIVGVVHQYQDNKREKSTDADQED from the coding sequence ATGAAGATCAAGACAATAAGCAGAAGTGCAGACGATTATGTGCCCGTTAAAAGTACACAGGAGTCACAGCTTCCTCGTAACCTTGACCCTGCACTTCATCCCTTCGAAAGGGCTCGTGAATACACTAAGGCTTTGAACGCTACAAAGATGGAAAGAATGTTTGCGAAGCCCTTTATTGGTCAGTTAGGATACGGGCATAGAGACGGTGTTTACACTATTGCTAAAAACTACCATGCGCTAAACAAACTGGCTTCGGCTTCAGCAGATGGTGTGGTAAAATACTGGAACATGTCTACTAGAGAGGAAATatgttctttcaaagctcacTACGGGCTAGTGCATGGCCTATGTGTTACCCCACAGCATCTTTCTGCGAACAAGAACGAAAATTACATGCTTTCGTGCGGTGACGACAAAACTGTAAAATTGTGGTCAGTGAACACTGAGGACTTCTCTTCGTCTAAGAATGACGAAGAACAAAGCTCTACTGACGGACTGATCAAGACTTTCCACGGTGACTATGCTTTCTTGGGCATCGATCACCATAGATCGAAGCCATATTTCGTAACAGCCGGTGCAGAGATAAATCTATGGGACAGTTCAAGATCGAGACCTACTGCTAATCTATCTTGGGGTGCTGACAACGTATCAACGGTTAAATTTAACCAAAATGAGACTGACATATTTGCAAGTGCAGGTAGCGATAACTCTGTTGTTCTGTATGATCTAAGAACTAACTCACCAACGCAAAAGTTCACTCAAAGAATGAGAACGAATGCTTTATGCTGGAATCCCATGGAAGCTTATAACTTCGTTGTTGCAAGTGAAGATCATAACGCTTACTACTATGACATGAGGAATCTCTCCCGCGCACTTCACGTTTTTAAAGATCACGTTAGCGCGGTTATGGACGTTGATTTTTCCCCTACTGGTGATGAAATTGTTACTGGGTCTTACGATAAGACTATTCGAATTTATCAAGTGAAGCATGGTCACTCCAGAGAGGTCTACCACACTAAGAGAATGCAGCACGTCTTCCAAGTGAAGTACAGCATGGATAGTAAGTACATCATGAGCGGTTCGGATGACGGAAATATCAGAATGTGGAGGGCCAAGGCCTGGGAAAGATCATCGGTCAAGACAACTCGtgagaagaacaaattAGAGTACGAcgaaaagttgaaagagaGATTCAAGTACATGCCCGAGATCAGCAGGATCAGCAGGCATAGGCATGTTCCTAAGGTGGTGAAGAAAGCAcaggaaatcaaaaatattgaaaTCGGCAGCATGAAGAGGAGAGAGACGAATGAGAGAAGGACTAATAAGGATATGGCCTTTGTCCCCGAACGGAAGAAACAAATTGTTGGCGTGGTACATCAATATCAAGACAATAAGCGTGAAAAGAGCACAGATGCCGACCAAGAAGATTAA
- the EMC6 gene encoding Emc6p (similar to uniprot|Q12431 Saccharomyces cerevisiae YLL014W Hypothetical ORF), with the protein MSSQELFRNIKAQESIAYNKKVLLYIQDATSLGIGCGAGILQLEGSRGFAAFVSGYAVVALLFIAWFCGLSPKRFFQSPIQEIFFDSFFRELMGFVMAWTFVYALVD; encoded by the coding sequence ATGAGCAGCCAGGAGCTTTTCCGGAACATCAAGGCTCAAGAAAGCATAGCTTACAATAAAAAAGTTCTTCTGTACATTCAGGATGCAACTTCGTTAGGAATTGGTTGTGGAGCGGGCATCTTACAACTTGAAGGATCTCGAGGCTTTGCGGCATTCGTCTCGGGGtatgctgttgttgctcTGTTGTTCATAGCATGGTTTTGCGGTTTGAGTCCCAAGAGGTTCTTCCAGAGCCCCATTCAGGAGATATTTTTTGACTCATTCTTTAGGGAGCTAATGGGCTTCGTGATGGCATGGACCTTTGTGTACGCTCTGGTAGATTAA
- the PUF3 gene encoding mRNA-binding protein PUF3 (some similarities with uniprot|Q02601 Saccharomyces cerevisiae YLL013C PUF3 member of the PUF protein family which is named for the founding members PUmilio and Fbf), whose amino-acid sequence MSTTENQRDPWVTHDAAGSAGGAHAANMDSELASIVSSLSALSSVSAHQQHGQIGSFRRGSFHSNQGSDVESEMLFHTQTSPPIKRTTLSVGGMPLGGPSGVNNRLSKMKNYSGSLAGGSVLQQQPIQGGFFERFGRSLAEGTREVELNLGSTSGRASRRESMNAMDSLSRATTNSTFQGVAMEGRRTSVASDAMESLSENLNMQPEEPGNLNHRNIWKVAEAPVFRPQASENSGMEPAFPQPPAEALNQPYGFSYPNYWKMGAPMIPLAVPPSEQLKAGKDFPEPSAAGGNVPVDPSSQPFPPFMFPNNPYLFFPPGATPPPPPHPFQPAASNPKDLPKGPNAKTHGNPYLYNSRNHKPARGSPSAPFPPQPNPAAAANSSTPRGKGKYNVVRSPLLEEFRNNSSGKEYRLPDIYGSALEFCKDQHGSRFIQQELVKATDTEKEVIFNEIRDEAINLADDVFGNYVIQKYFEHGLKSQKDVLFEKFTGKMEKLSLQMYACRVIQRALECIDLDQKVILVNELSGCVLKMIKDQNGNHVIQKAIERIPIEKLPFILGSLEGQIYHLSTHSYGCRVVQRLLEYGTLEDQEKILADLDQFIPFLIQDQYGNYVIQHILKQGPETDDTHIGRTKQNIVDIVCKNVVEYSKHKFASNVVEKTMVFGSPAQKKQFMEKVLPESAEHATRLEDNAPLILMMRDQYANYVVQKLVGVAEGDDKKVTVIAIRSYLEKLNKINALGNRHLASVEKLAAIVENVQV is encoded by the coding sequence ATGTCTACGACTGAGAATCAGCGCGACCCGTGGGTGACCCATGACGCCGCGGGCAGCGCCGGCGGCGCGCACGCGGCCAACATGGACTCTGAGCTCGCGTCCATCGTCTCCTCGCTCTCGGCGCTCTCCAGCGTCTCCGCGCACCAACAGCATGGCCAGATCGGCAGCTTCCGGCGCGGCTCCTTCCACAGCAACCAGGGAAGCGACGTTGAATCTGAGATGCTTTTTCACACGCAGACCTCGCCTCCCATCAAGCGCACAACGCTTTCTGTCGGCGGTATGCCACTCGGCGGGCCCTCTGGCGTCAACAACCGCCTgtcgaagatgaagaactaTTCCGGAAGCCTCGCGGGCGGAAGTGtcttgcagcagcagccgATACAGGGCGGCTTCTTCGAACGGTTCGGCCGCTCGCTTGCCGAGGGCACGCGGGAGGTCGAACTCAACCTGGGCAGCACGTCCGGCAGAGCTTCACGCCGAGAGAGTATGAACGCCATGGACTCGCTTTCGCGCGCCACCACGAACTCAACCTTCCAGGGCGTTGCTATGGAAGGGAGGAGAACGTCGGTGGCTTCCGATGCCATGGAATCTCTCAGCGAAAACCTGAACATGCAGCCCGAAGAGCCTGGCAATTTGAACCATCGCAACATCTGGAAGGTCGCCGAGGCCCCGGTCTTCAGACCCCAAGCTTCCGAAAACTCTGGCATGGAGCCTGCGTTCCCACAGCCGCCCGCCGAGGCTCTAAACCAACCTTATGGATTCTCGTACCCCAACTACTGGAAAATGGGCGCACCTATGATTCCACTCGCAGTGCCCCCCTCGGAGCAGCTCAAGGCGGGCAAAGACTTTCCCGAGCCTTCTGCTGCGGGCGGCAATGTCCCGGTCGATCCCTCGTCGCAACCCTTTCCTCCATTCATGTTCCCCAACAACCCTTACCTGTTTTTTCCTCCAGGCGCCACTCCGCCACCGCCACCACATCCCTTTCAGCCTGCTGCGAGCAACCCTAAAGACTTGCCAAAAGGTCCAAATGCCAAGACTCATGGAAACCCTTACTTGTACAACTCGCGAAACCACAAACCTGCCCGTGGGAGTCCCAGCGCACCGTTCCCTCCACAGCCTAAtccggcggcggcggcaaACTCCAGCACGCCTCGTGGAAAGGGCAAATACAACGTTGTGAGGTCACCCCTTCTAGAAGAATTCCGCAACAATTCGTCTGGAAAAGAGTACAGGCTTCCAGATATCTATGGTTCGGCATTGGAATTTTGTAAAGACCAGCATGGCTCAAGGTTTATTCAGCAAGAGCTAGTGAAGGCCACCGATACGGAAAAAGAAGTGATTTTCAATGAAATCCGAGACGAAGCCATAAACCTGGCAGATGATGTCTTCGGAAACTATGTTATTCAGAAATATTTTGAGCACGGTTTGAAGTCCCAAAAGgatgttctttttgaaaaattcacTGGCAAGATGGAGAAATTGTCCCTTCAGATGTATGCATGCCGTGTGATACAAAGAGCTCTCGAATGCATCGACCTTGACCAAAAAGTCATTCTTGTGAATGAGCTTTCCGGATGTGTGTTGAAAATGATAAAAGATCAGAACGGGAACCACGTTATCCAAAAGGCGATCGAACGCATTCCaattgagaagctgccTTTCATATTAGGGAGCCTAGAGGGTCAGATTTATCATTTATCTACACATTCCTATGGGTGCAGGGTGGTCCAGAGGCTTTTGGAATATGGCACgcttgaagatcaagaaaaaatACTAGCTGATCTTGACCAATTCATACCGTTCTTGATCCAGGACCAGTACGGTAACTACGTGATCCAGcacattttgaagcagggGCCCGAGACTGATGATACACATATTGGGAGAACTAAACAGAACATTGTTGACATCGTTTGCAAAAATGTTGTGGAGTACTCGAAGCACAAATTCGCTTCTaacgttgttgaaaaaaCCATGGTCTTTGGCTCACCTGCGCAAAAGAAGCAGTTTATGGAAAAGGTGCTGCCGGAAAGTGCAGAGCATGCCACTCGCTTGGAAGACAATGCTCCCCTGATCTTAATGATGCGCGACCAGTACGCCAACTACgtagttcaaaaactggtAGGGGTTGCCGAGGGAGATGACAAAAAAGTCACAGTCATTGCTATCCGTTCGTAcctcgagaagctgaacaagatcaatgCTCTTGGAAACCGTCATTTGGCTTCTGTCGAGAAATTAGCTGCAATTGTGGAAAATGTTCAAGTCTAA